The Prevotella sp. E2-28 genome includes the window ACTACATAGTTTTATGTTCATAGAGCAACCAGCGATATACCTCAGATGGCTTTACCCTAAAGCCCTATGGAGAATGGACCGTCACGAACGCGCAGTTTACCTGACGTTCGATGACGGCCCCATCCCAGAGGCTACGCCATTTATTCTCGACACCCTTCGCGATGAAGGTATCAAAGCAACGTTCTTTTGTGTCGGTGATAATGTACGTAAGTATCCAGAACTCTTTAAAAGGATTCTGGACGAGGGACATCAAGTGGGCAATCATACGCATAACCATATAGGAAGTTTGCGCCACTCCATCAAGGAATATAGCTATAATGTGGAGAAAGCCAATGCTTATATCCATAGCCGACTGATGCGCCCACCCCACGGATGGATGCGTCTGCCGCATTATGCATGGCTATCAAGGAAGTTCAAGATAGTCATGTGGGATCTTGTTACTCGCGATTACTCCAAGTGGCTAACAGCTGAGGATGTGGTGAACAATGTAAAGCGTTATGCCCGTAACGGTTCTATTATCACCTTTCATGACTCTCTGAAGTCTATCGAGAAATTGAAAACAGCCTTGCCCCAGAGCATTCAATGGCTCAAAGAACAAGGCTATGAATTCAAAATTTTTGAGATTTAATCGATATCACGTTATTACGTTATCCCGTTATTACGAGACGTTATTACGACATCACGTAATAACGTTATAACGAGAATTATACCGTTATCTCGCCACTTCCGTAACAACGGTGGTGGCGATTGTCATATATGACGCAGAACTGTCCTGGTGCCACTCCATGAATCTTATCCTTTGAATGCACCATGAAACGCCCATCACCCAGTACCTCCAAGGTAGCAGGATGATACTCTGGCGTGTGACGAATCTTAAATGTAATATCACTTTCAGGCATTACTCCATTGATACTATGAAAACCATGAATGGGGAAATCCTGCTTATAAGCCGTTTCTGGATCGTAACCGTGAGAAACGTATAATACATTCTTTTCTATATCTTTCTTGACAATAAACCAAGGTCCACCGCCAAAACCTAAGCCCTTACGCTGACCGATAGTATAAAACCAGTGGCCATTATGACGACCTATCAGCTTGCCCGTCTCCAGTTCCAACACATCACCGGGTTTCTCACCCACGTACATCTTAATATAGTCCGTATAATTTATCTTGCCTAGGAAACAGATTCCCTGTGAATCCTTACGCTTGGCATTCACTAAATGCTCACGTTCAGCTATCTGGCGCACTTCATCCTTCATATAATGACCTATAGGAAATATTGCTTTCTGCAACTGCCAGTCATAGATTTGTGCCAAGAAGTCTGTCTGATCCTTCACGGGATCAGGACTCGTAGTAAGCCATTTCTTACCGTCTATCATTTCCGTCTGTGCGTAATGTCCCGTAGCTATCAAGTCGTAGTCATGTCCACGTTTCTCATGGAAGGCACCAAACTTAATAATTCTGTTGCACATCACGTCAGGATTAGGCGTCAGTCCTGCCTTTACCTTATCCATTGTGTATTTCGTTACCTGATCCCAGTATTCGCGATGACAGTCAACAACCTCCAACTTGCAGCCATATTTATATGCCACAGCGGTAGCCATCTCCATATCCTCCTCGCTACTACAGTCCCATTCCTCCTTCTCTTCAGGTCCGATTTTGATATAGAAACAGTCTGGATGCAGTCCTAATCGTGCAAACTCATATACGACCACACTACTATCAACGCCTCCTGACAGTAGCACCGCAATACGCTTATCTTCTAAATCTTTCACATTCATGGGGGCAAAGGTACAAAAAAAAATCCGCAATCAGCATATACCAATCGCGGATTCTCTTAAAAAACCTATAGTTCTATCTTATGAATAGCAGCTCACGGTATTTAGGCAGAGGCCAAAGGGCATCGTCAACGATGAGTTCGAGTTTGTCAATCTGATAGCGAATCTCGTCAAGATAAGGCTCCACCTTGTCATGGTAGGCAATAGCCTTCTCATGCTCGTCAGCAATCTTATTGGCCTTCTTACGAGCCTCAACCAGTTCCTCAACGCCCTTCTCGATAGCAGAGGTACGCTCAGAAATCTCCTGGATAATCTTCTTGTTGCGAGCAGAAAGCTTATCAGCAGTATCGATGGGGAATACTACAGACATGTGGTTCAGGTTGGTGAGCAACTCACTCTGATAGCGTGTAGCCACAGGAATAATATGGTTCATTGAGAGGTCGCCCAGTACACGAGCCTCAATCTGTATCTTCTTGGTATAAGTCTCCCACTTCACCTCGTTACGAGCCTCAAGTTCCTTCTTGGTCATCACGCCAAGGCTCTCGAACATATCGATACTCTCCTTGTCAAGGTAGCGTTCAAAAATCTTCGGACAGCTCTTCTCGACATCCAGACCGCGCTTCTCTGCTTCAGCCACCCATTCATCAGAGTAGCCGTTACCATCAAAGCGGATGGGCTTGCAGGTCTTGATATCCTCGCGCAATACGTCGATGATTGCGTGGAAAGTAGCGCTGTGACCAGTACCAGCCAACTGCTTCTCGAATTCTGGAATGCGAGCGTCCACACGCTTCTTGAAATTAACCAGAGCCTCAGCAACGGCACTGTTCAGGGCAATCATTGCGCTAGCGCAGTTAGCCTCTGAACCTACAGCACGGAACTCAAAGCGGTTGCCGGTAAAGGCGAATGGAGACGTACGGTTACGATCGGTATTATCGATGAGCAATTCAGGAATCTCAGGAATATCCATCTTCATACCCTGCTTGCCAGCCATTGCCAACAGATCTTCCTTGTCAGCCTTTTCGATGTGGTCAAGCAACTCTGAGAGCTGTTTGCCAAGGAATGAAGAAACGATTGCAGGAGGTGCCTCATTGGCGCCCAGACGATGAGCGTTAGTAGCACTCATGATAGAAGCCTTCAACAGGCCATTGTGCTTGTAAACACCCATCAGTGTCTCAACGATGAACGTTGCAAAACGCAGGTTGGCTTCAGGTGTCTTACCAGGTGCATGCAGCAGCACACCCGTATCGGCACTCAAGCTCCAGTTATTGTGCTTACCGCTACCATTGATTCCAGCGAAAGGTTTTTCATGCAGCAGTACACGGAAGCCATGCTTGCGAGCCACCTTCTTCATGACTGACATCAGCAACATGTTGTGATCAACAGCCAGATTTGTCTCTTCGAAGATCGGAGCCAACTCAAACTGGTTGGGAGCTACCTCGTTGTGACGCGTCTTACAAGGAATACCAAGTTCCAGAGCCTCAATCTCCAAATCCTTCATAAAGGCCTGCACACGCTCGGGGATAGCGCCAAAATAGTGGTCATCCATCTGCTGGTTCTTTGCAGAGTCATGTCCCATCAAGGTACGACCAGTGAGCAGCAGGTCAGGACGGGCTGCATAGAGCCCCTCATCCACGAGGAAGTACTCCTGCTCCCACCCCAGGTTAGAGGTAACCTTCTTGACAGCGGGATCAAAATAGTGACAAACATCTACAGCAGCGACGTTCACTGCATGCAGAGCACGCAGCAGAGGTGCTTTATAGTCGAGGGCCTCACCGCTATAAGAGATAAATACGGTGGGGATACACAAGGTATCATCAATGATGAACACAGGCGATGTGGGATCCCATGCAGAGTAACCACGAGCCTCAAAGGTAGAACGGATACCACCAGAGGGGAAACTTGAAGCATCAGGCTCTTGCTGTACAAGCAACTTTCCAGAGAATTCCTCAACCATACCGCCCTTACCATCGTGCTCGATAAACGAGTCGTGCTTCTCGGCAGTACCTTCGGTCAGAGGCTGGAACCAGTGTGTATAGTGAGTGACGCCATTCTCGGTAGCCCACTGCTTCATACCAGCAGCAACAGCATCGGCTACAGCTCTATCAAGACGAGCGCCATTGTCCATTACGTCAATCATCTTCTCGTACACGTCCTTGGGCAGGTACTTGTACATTTTCTCACGATTGAAGACCTTCTTACCAAAATACTCGCTAGGTCTCTCACTTGGTGCTTTTACGTCGAGCGGCTTCTTTTTGAATGCCTCACCGACAACCTGAAATCTTAATGCTTCCATCTTTTTACTTTTTGGTTACACTTTGTTTGTTTACGGCTGCAAAGTTATATCATCTTGTAAGAATATTCTCTTTTTTTGTTACTTCAAAAATCTACAAACTTTATTATTCTTACAATTTGAAAGAAAAATGGGTCACAATTCTTGCAAAGTGTAAGACTGCAACCCATCACACCTTTCAGTTTTTATTTCGATGATTATATATTTTCTCTACATAATTCACGAAAGCCTGATTTACAAGACGCGTACCACCTGGCGTTGGATAACGACCTGTGAAGTACCAGTCACCTGGATGGTTAGGACAGGCCTCGTGCAATCCTTCGATGCTTTGGAACACCAGTTCGATAGGTGCCTTCATATCGGCAGGACGGAGCATCTCTACTATTTTATGATTGATTTCCTCTACAGTAAAGGGTTCATAGAGTGCTCGAACGTGATTCTCGCTATTGGGATCTCGCTTGCAAGCCAGATAGACATCATTTACCAATTGCCACAGGCCGCGCTCCTCAATCAAAGCCATCGTAGCACGGAAGGCACAGAACTCCTCCAAACGTGCCATATCGATACCATAGTAATCTGGATAACGAATCTGTGGCGATGAGCTCACCATCACAATCTTCTTTGGATGCAAGCGATCCAGAATCTTGAAGATACTCTCACGAAGCGTTGTGCCACGAACGATAGAGTCATCTATTATCACGAGATTATCCACGTTTGGACGCAGCGAGCCATAACTGATATCATAAACGTGAGCAGCAAGGTCATTACGCTCACTATTATCGGCAATAAAAGTGCGCATCTTGATATCCTTCCACACCACTTTCTCTGTACGCACGTTATAGCCCTGCTGGCGGAAGCCATCAGTCATACCATAATAAGCCACTTCAGCCGTATTAGGGATATACGAGAAAACCGTATTTTCCACATCGCCATCAATAGCTTTCAGAATGGCTGGCGTAAGTTGCACGCCCAAGCGCTTACGCTCCTGATAGATATCACAGTCTGAGCCACGACTGAAATAGATACGTTCAAATGAGCAGGCGCTGAGTTTCTGAGCAGGCATAATCTGCTCCAAGCGACTCTCACCATTCTTACGAACGATAAGTGCCTCACCTGGTTTCAGTTCGCAAATATCCTCCGCATTCAAGTCAAAGGTTGTCTGAAGCACTGGACGTTCACTGGCCAAAGCCACAATCTCTTCATCACGATAATAGAACGCAGGACGGATACCCCAGGGATCACGAACAGAGAACATCTCGCCACTTCCTGTCAATCCACACATCACGTAACCACCATCATAGTGTTCCATCGTGGTACGTAACACATTGGCCATCTCCACATGCTCATCAATATAACGGGTAATATCTATTCCCTCCAATCCTTTCTGCTTAGCCTCATCATAGAGACGCTCCACTTCGCGGTCTAAGCGATGGCCCATCAGTTCCAGCGTGATATAAGAATCGCCATAAATACGGGGCGACTGTCCCTGAGCTGTAAG containing:
- a CDS encoding polysaccharide deacetylase family protein, whose protein sequence is MFIEQPAIYLRWLYPKALWRMDRHERAVYLTFDDGPIPEATPFILDTLRDEGIKATFFCVGDNVRKYPELFKRILDEGHQVGNHTHNHIGSLRHSIKEYSYNVEKANAYIHSRLMRPPHGWMRLPHYAWLSRKFKIVMWDLVTRDYSKWLTAEDVVNNVKRYARNGSIITFHDSLKSIEKLKTALPQSIQWLKEQGYEFKIFEI
- the mnmA gene encoding tRNA 2-thiouridine(34) synthase MnmA; translated protein: MNVKDLEDKRIAVLLSGGVDSSVVVYEFARLGLHPDCFYIKIGPEEKEEWDCSSEEDMEMATAVAYKYGCKLEVVDCHREYWDQVTKYTMDKVKAGLTPNPDVMCNRIIKFGAFHEKRGHDYDLIATGHYAQTEMIDGKKWLTTSPDPVKDQTDFLAQIYDWQLQKAIFPIGHYMKDEVRQIAEREHLVNAKRKDSQGICFLGKINYTDYIKMYVGEKPGDVLELETGKLIGRHNGHWFYTIGQRKGLGFGGGPWFIVKKDIEKNVLYVSHGYDPETAYKQDFPIHGFHSINGVMPESDITFKIRHTPEYHPATLEVLGDGRFMVHSKDKIHGVAPGQFCVIYDNRHHRCYGSGEITV
- a CDS encoding glutamine synthetase III, with amino-acid sequence MEALRFQVVGEAFKKKPLDVKAPSERPSEYFGKKVFNREKMYKYLPKDVYEKMIDVMDNGARLDRAVADAVAAGMKQWATENGVTHYTHWFQPLTEGTAEKHDSFIEHDGKGGMVEEFSGKLLVQQEPDASSFPSGGIRSTFEARGYSAWDPTSPVFIIDDTLCIPTVFISYSGEALDYKAPLLRALHAVNVAAVDVCHYFDPAVKKVTSNLGWEQEYFLVDEGLYAARPDLLLTGRTLMGHDSAKNQQMDDHYFGAIPERVQAFMKDLEIEALELGIPCKTRHNEVAPNQFELAPIFEETNLAVDHNMLLMSVMKKVARKHGFRVLLHEKPFAGINGSGKHNNWSLSADTGVLLHAPGKTPEANLRFATFIVETLMGVYKHNGLLKASIMSATNAHRLGANEAPPAIVSSFLGKQLSELLDHIEKADKEDLLAMAGKQGMKMDIPEIPELLIDNTDRNRTSPFAFTGNRFEFRAVGSEANCASAMIALNSAVAEALVNFKKRVDARIPEFEKQLAGTGHSATFHAIIDVLREDIKTCKPIRFDGNGYSDEWVAEAEKRGLDVEKSCPKIFERYLDKESIDMFESLGVMTKKELEARNEVKWETYTKKIQIEARVLGDLSMNHIIPVATRYQSELLTNLNHMSVVFPIDTADKLSARNKKIIQEISERTSAIEKGVEELVEARKKANKIADEHEKAIAYHDKVEPYLDEIRYQIDKLELIVDDALWPLPKYRELLFIR
- a CDS encoding amidophosphoribosyltransferase is translated as MEQLKHECGVAMIRLLKPLDYYEKKYGTWAYGFNKLYLMMEKQHNRGQEGAGIASVSLNTEPGREYMFREKAEGKTAITEIFSRVTEEMKGELLMGHLRYSTTGKSGLTFVHPFLRRNNWRAKNLCLCGNFNMTNIDEVFQFLTAQGQSPRIYGDSYITLELMGHRLDREVERLYDEAKQKGLEGIDITRYIDEHVEMANVLRTTMEHYDGGYVMCGLTGSGEMFSVRDPWGIRPAFYYRDEEIVALASERPVLQTTFDLNAEDICELKPGEALIVRKNGESRLEQIMPAQKLSACSFERIYFSRGSDCDIYQERKRLGVQLTPAILKAIDGDVENTVFSYIPNTAEVAYYGMTDGFRQQGYNVRTEKVVWKDIKMRTFIADNSERNDLAAHVYDISYGSLRPNVDNLVIIDDSIVRGTTLRESIFKILDRLHPKKIVMVSSSPQIRYPDYYGIDMARLEEFCAFRATMALIEERGLWQLVNDVYLACKRDPNSENHVRALYEPFTVEEINHKIVEMLRPADMKAPIELVFQSIEGLHEACPNHPGDWYFTGRYPTPGGTRLVNQAFVNYVEKIYNHRNKN